One window of the Elusimicrobium sp. An273 genome contains the following:
- a CDS encoding valine--tRNA ligase, whose protein sequence is MLPKAYEPQEVEQKLADKWQKAKLFAAHVDPAKKPFVIVIPPPNITGALHMGHASTNTLQDVLIRAHRMFGENAYWVPGTDHGGIATQNVIEKKLAKEEHKSRHDLGREAFVQTVWDWYNECGNAIFNQFRKMGWSLDLSDIRFTMDEKRAKAVYECFRQWWDKKYIYRGKRLINWCVRCSTALSDIEVEHEQHAGKLWYLRYKGEDGSDGIVIATTRPETIYADAAIAVNPKDERYKNMVGKKVIIPLANRAIPIIADEAVELGFGTGALKITPAHDATDYEVGQRHNLPIMTVINDKGKMINCPEKYLGMDRELCRKETVKDLDAAGLLVKEEKYNNAVSTCYRCHSAIEPFMSEQWFVKMDKLAQPAIEAAESGALQFHPANWKNPFLNWLKNIQDWCISRQIWWGHRIPVWYCRHCSEKGLTFATDQQGREQLTKVSFEDGAQPIVSYEKPEKCPVCGGHDLVQDPDVLDTWFSSALWPISVFGWPEKTPEMDYFYPTSVMVTGYEILYLWVARMVMTGLDFTGKLPFKDVYLNGIVRDKHGQKMSKSKGNVIDPLDMTAKYGTDAVRFSLLMQAVPSKDIPYSEDSITGARNFCNKLYNASRFILMNMEGIQGPLAMPKEVTELADKWILDRFAHAIKTAREGIEKYNLALTANTLYHFLWGDFCDWYVELAKQRFQTQEKEKVMALCVNILYNTLKALHPLIPYITEEIASSLRPYVAAEGGEFLLQQAYPEFDPALCDKEAVRKMEIIQGVTREIRTIRAQFNVPPALKISAVLTAKDEADLAVVKEYEGYIKLMAKVQKLDIGVNLAKPKQTATAVFENIAIYVPLTGLIDFEKEKKRLEKDLAAAKANIASREARLAQENFIKHAPKEQIEKTKNELAAAKVALAQVTASLEDLA, encoded by the coding sequence ATGTTACCCAAAGCGTACGAACCGCAGGAAGTAGAACAAAAACTAGCAGACAAATGGCAAAAAGCCAAATTATTTGCCGCCCATGTAGACCCCGCCAAAAAACCTTTTGTAATCGTCATTCCGCCGCCCAACATTACGGGTGCGCTGCACATGGGGCACGCCTCCACCAATACTTTGCAGGACGTGCTGATCCGCGCCCATCGGATGTTTGGCGAAAACGCCTACTGGGTGCCCGGCACCGACCACGGCGGTATCGCTACGCAAAACGTAATTGAAAAGAAACTCGCTAAAGAAGAACACAAATCCCGCCACGACTTGGGGCGCGAAGCCTTTGTCCAAACCGTATGGGACTGGTACAACGAATGCGGAAACGCCATTTTCAACCAGTTCCGCAAAATGGGCTGGAGTTTGGATCTGTCCGACATCCGCTTTACCATGGACGAAAAACGCGCCAAAGCCGTATACGAATGCTTCCGCCAATGGTGGGATAAAAAATACATCTACCGCGGCAAACGCCTGATCAACTGGTGCGTACGCTGTTCCACCGCGTTGTCCGACATTGAAGTGGAACACGAACAGCACGCCGGCAAATTGTGGTACCTGCGCTATAAAGGCGAAGACGGCTCGGACGGCATCGTCATTGCCACCACCCGCCCCGAAACCATTTACGCCGACGCCGCCATCGCCGTCAACCCCAAAGACGAACGCTACAAAAATATGGTGGGCAAGAAAGTCATCATCCCGCTGGCCAACCGCGCCATCCCGATTATTGCCGACGAGGCCGTAGAACTGGGCTTCGGCACGGGCGCTTTAAAAATCACCCCGGCGCACGACGCAACCGACTACGAAGTCGGCCAGCGCCACAACCTGCCCATTATGACGGTGATCAACGACAAAGGCAAGATGATTAACTGCCCCGAAAAATACCTGGGCATGGACCGCGAACTCTGCCGCAAGGAAACCGTCAAAGATTTAGACGCCGCCGGCCTCTTGGTAAAAGAAGAAAAATACAACAACGCCGTTTCCACCTGCTACCGCTGCCACAGCGCCATTGAACCGTTTATGAGCGAGCAATGGTTCGTCAAAATGGACAAGCTGGCCCAGCCCGCCATTGAGGCCGCCGAATCCGGCGCCTTGCAGTTTCACCCGGCCAACTGGAAAAACCCCTTCTTAAACTGGCTGAAAAACATTCAGGACTGGTGCATCTCCCGCCAGATTTGGTGGGGGCACCGCATTCCGGTGTGGTACTGCCGCCACTGCAGCGAAAAAGGCCTTACCTTTGCGACCGATCAGCAAGGGCGCGAACAATTAACCAAAGTATCGTTTGAAGACGGCGCCCAGCCGATCGTTTCTTACGAAAAACCCGAAAAATGCCCCGTTTGCGGCGGGCACGACTTGGTGCAAGACCCCGACGTGCTGGACACGTGGTTCTCTTCCGCACTGTGGCCGATTTCCGTATTCGGCTGGCCGGAAAAAACGCCGGAAATGGATTACTTTTACCCCACCAGCGTCATGGTAACCGGGTATGAAATCCTGTACCTGTGGGTTGCCCGTATGGTAATGACCGGGCTGGACTTTACAGGCAAACTGCCGTTTAAAGACGTGTATTTAAACGGCATCGTGCGCGACAAACACGGGCAGAAAATGTCCAAATCCAAAGGAAACGTCATTGACCCGTTGGATATGACCGCCAAATACGGCACGGACGCCGTGCGCTTTTCGCTTTTGATGCAGGCCGTCCCCAGCAAAGACATCCCGTATTCCGAAGACAGCATCACCGGCGCGCGCAACTTCTGCAACAAGCTCTATAACGCTTCGCGCTTTATCTTGATGAATATGGAAGGCATCCAAGGCCCGCTGGCTATGCCCAAAGAAGTAACCGAACTGGCGGACAAATGGATTTTAGACCGCTTTGCCCACGCCATTAAAACCGCCCGTGAAGGCATTGAAAAATACAACCTCGCGCTGACGGCAAACACCTTGTACCACTTCCTGTGGGGCGATTTCTGCGACTGGTACGTGGAGCTGGCCAAACAACGCTTCCAAACCCAAGAAAAAGAAAAAGTAATGGCGCTGTGCGTAAACATCCTCTACAACACCTTAAAAGCACTGCACCCGTTAATTCCGTATATCACCGAAGAAATTGCCTCTTCGCTGCGCCCGTATGTGGCGGCCGAAGGCGGGGAATTCCTGCTGCAGCAAGCCTACCCGGAATTTGACCCGGCCCTGTGCGATAAAGAAGCCGTACGCAAAATGGAAATTATCCAAGGCGTTACGCGCGAAATCCGCACCATCCGCGCTCAGTTTAACGTGCCGCCCGCTTTGAAGATCAGCGCCGTTTTAACGGCCAAGGACGAAGCGGATTTGGCCGTCGTAAAAGAATACGAAGGCTACATTAAACTCATGGCCAAAGTACAAAAACTGGATATCGGCGTAAATTTGGCAAAGCCCAAACAAACCGCCACCGCCGTGTTTGAAAACATCGCCATCTATGTCCCGCTGACGGGCCTGATTGACTTTGAAAAAGAAAAGAAACGCCTGGAAAAGGACTTAGCCGCCGCCAAGGCCAACATCGCTTCGCGCGAAGCGCGCCTGGCGCAGGAAAACTTTATCAAACACGCGCCCAAAGAACAAATTGAAAAGACGAAGAACGAACTGGCCGCCGCCAAAGTGGCGCTGGCGCAGGTAACGGCTTCGCTGGAGGATTTGGCCTGA
- the pepT gene encoding peptidase T, with amino-acid sequence MNKYVKTALLAAVCFLPLAAAAQEMDWKSVTRYNKAEAKKQLTERFTKYVTFDTQSSDQTDKVPSTEGQTKFAKTLVKELKKNGAKNVKMDKNGIVTADIPANSDRNAPTVAFLAHMDTALEVSGKDVIPQVHANYQGGDIVINAPRKLVLNAANSPQLARARGHDIVTASGGTLLGADDKTGIAVIMTMVQYLYDHPQMQHGPLKIAFTPDEETGAGVARFDVASFGADYAYTLDGMDTGALTNETFNAKAFTAVFEGMRSVHPGEAMNSAFSDNVLMASDFHTLLPRHRRPETTSGRRGFILVDSITTQGDKTEVKGIIRAFTDEEMQDLVNEVTRAFNTVKGMNYKGKGFSLTFTDQYKNMKQALPEQVVSLAQLAMQNEDITPVLTAARGGTDGSALSFMGLPTPDLFAGQFNVHSEYEYADVDVMEASLRTVLRLISLWHMQQPAQ; translated from the coding sequence ATGAACAAATACGTGAAAACCGCACTACTGGCCGCCGTCTGCTTCCTGCCGCTGGCGGCCGCCGCACAGGAAATGGATTGGAAGTCCGTTACCCGCTATAATAAAGCCGAAGCCAAAAAACAACTGACCGAACGCTTTACCAAATACGTAACGTTTGACACCCAATCCAGCGACCAAACGGACAAAGTGCCCAGCACCGAAGGGCAAACGAAATTCGCCAAAACGCTGGTCAAAGAACTTAAGAAAAACGGCGCCAAAAACGTAAAAATGGACAAAAACGGCATCGTGACGGCCGACATTCCGGCCAATTCCGACCGCAACGCCCCGACCGTCGCTTTCTTGGCGCATATGGACACGGCGCTGGAAGTTTCCGGCAAAGACGTCATCCCGCAGGTACACGCCAACTACCAAGGGGGCGACATCGTCATCAACGCCCCGCGCAAGCTGGTGCTAAACGCAGCCAATTCTCCCCAGCTCGCCCGTGCCCGCGGGCACGATATCGTTACCGCGTCGGGCGGTACGCTCTTGGGCGCGGACGACAAAACCGGCATTGCCGTTATCATGACTATGGTGCAATACCTGTATGACCATCCCCAAATGCAGCACGGCCCCCTTAAAATTGCTTTCACGCCCGACGAGGAAACCGGCGCCGGCGTGGCCCGCTTTGACGTGGCTTCCTTCGGGGCGGACTATGCCTATACGCTAGACGGCATGGATACGGGCGCCCTTACGAACGAAACCTTCAACGCCAAAGCGTTTACCGCCGTGTTTGAAGGCATGCGCTCCGTACACCCCGGCGAAGCGATGAATTCCGCGTTTTCCGACAATGTGCTGATGGCTTCCGACTTTCACACCCTGCTTCCCCGCCACCGCCGCCCCGAAACCACTTCGGGCCGCCGCGGGTTTATCTTGGTGGACTCCATTACCACCCAAGGCGATAAAACCGAAGTAAAAGGAATTATCCGCGCCTTTACGGACGAAGAAATGCAGGACTTGGTAAACGAAGTAACCCGCGCGTTTAATACCGTCAAGGGAATGAACTACAAGGGCAAAGGATTCTCGCTTACCTTTACCGACCAATATAAAAACATGAAACAGGCCCTGCCCGAACAAGTGGTTTCGCTGGCGCAGCTGGCCATGCAAAACGAAGATATTACCCCCGTATTAACCGCCGCCCGCGGCGGGACGGACGGCTCCGCCCTGTCGTTTATGGGACTGCCGACGCCGGATCTTTTTGCCGGGCAATTCAACGTCCACAGCGAATACGAATACGCCGATGTGGATGTGATGGAAGCCTCCCTGCGCACGGTGCTGCGGCTCATCTCGCTGTGGCATATGCAGCAGCCCGCCCAATAA
- the pepT gene encoding tripeptide aminopeptidase PepT, producing the protein MKKLLAWPLVAALFLSGATAFAQGMIADKYRAEMLPRFVSYVQIDSMSDNRAEWMTPGQEKMAQFLYDEIKAFGFPTYFSKDKYIYVNIPSNLKTRKAPKLGLSAHYDTTPDIIGNGVKPQVIKNYDGNPIVLKNNHVINFKSDPYLKNMIGKTIVTSDGTTNLGADDKAGLTIIVTLLQTLAENPKMPHGPIDIVLTPNEDVGRSAERLELEYYHPDYAYDFDGGVNGEVVIANFSADRVVVTAQGVNGHQSYAADNGYLNSVKPIADLIAVAVPTKFLPNHSRGDQGYLEPHHIEYDPVKNTHMVDCRLRYFDPEEGKRYLQGIQHTADSLQQVLGTKITVEITKQYENVAYGVKPEALGLLTAAMKEAGVTPKTQKERAGTTSAMIMAKHGFGGYTVFTGQNNPHAFTEWLSEEDMFKAYKVALNLVKQVAQMNATK; encoded by the coding sequence ATGAAAAAACTTTTGGCATGGCCTCTTGTTGCGGCGTTGTTTTTAAGCGGCGCAACGGCATTTGCCCAAGGCATGATTGCCGACAAATACCGCGCCGAGATGTTGCCGCGTTTTGTGTCTTATGTGCAAATTGACAGCATGAGCGACAACCGGGCGGAATGGATGACCCCCGGCCAAGAAAAAATGGCCCAGTTTCTGTACGACGAAATCAAGGCGTTTGGGTTTCCGACTTACTTTTCCAAGGACAAATACATCTATGTAAACATCCCGTCCAACCTCAAAACCCGCAAAGCCCCCAAATTGGGTCTCAGCGCCCACTACGACACCACGCCGGACATCATCGGCAACGGCGTCAAACCGCAGGTAATCAAAAATTACGACGGCAATCCGATCGTGCTGAAAAACAACCACGTCATCAATTTTAAAAGCGATCCCTACCTGAAGAACATGATTGGCAAAACCATCGTTACTTCCGACGGCACCACCAACCTGGGTGCCGATGACAAAGCCGGCCTTACCATTATTGTAACGTTGTTGCAAACCCTGGCGGAAAACCCCAAAATGCCGCACGGCCCGATTGATATCGTGCTGACGCCGAACGAAGACGTAGGACGCAGCGCCGAACGCTTGGAGCTGGAATACTATCATCCGGACTATGCGTACGATTTTGACGGCGGCGTGAACGGCGAAGTCGTAATTGCCAACTTCTCAGCCGACCGCGTGGTGGTTACGGCCCAAGGCGTAAACGGGCACCAATCGTATGCGGCCGACAACGGCTACCTCAATTCCGTTAAACCCATCGCAGATTTAATTGCGGTCGCGGTCCCAACCAAATTCCTGCCCAACCACAGCCGCGGGGATCAAGGATATTTGGAACCGCATCATATTGAATACGATCCCGTCAAAAACACCCATATGGTAGATTGCCGCCTGCGCTATTTTGACCCGGAAGAAGGCAAACGCTATTTGCAAGGCATTCAGCACACGGCCGATAGCCTGCAGCAAGTGTTGGGCACCAAAATTACCGTTGAAATCACCAAGCAATACGAAAACGTGGCCTATGGCGTGAAACCGGAAGCGTTGGGCTTGTTGACGGCTGCCATGAAAGAAGCCGGAGTAACCCCCAAAACGCAAAAAGAACGCGCGGGCACCACTTCTGCCATGATTATGGCCAAACACGGTTTTGGCGGATACACGGTATTTACCGGGCAGAACAATCCGCACGCGTTTACCGAATGGCTGAGTGAAGAAGATATGTTTAAAGCTTATAAAGTAGCTTTAAACCTGGTAAAACAAGTAGCCCAGATGAACGCGACCAAATAA
- the rdgB gene encoding RdgB/HAM1 family non-canonical purine NTP pyrophosphatase, translating into MKILIATGNPHKFKELIHILPAKLKNGTPIEYVSLADFKGLTLPPETGNTLEDNAETKAVYAARESGLPAVSDDTGLEVKFLHGAPGVHTARYAGEHADADDNNRKLLAALEGQLLPARAASFRTVACLATPQGRVQLFDGTLDGFIGFGYKGENGFGYDPIFLVGSSQKTLAELTEREKNQISHRAKAFKKLADHLVLLKNRK; encoded by the coding sequence ATGAAAATTTTAATTGCTACGGGCAATCCGCATAAATTTAAAGAGCTCATTCATATTTTGCCCGCCAAATTAAAAAACGGGACGCCGATAGAATATGTAAGCCTGGCTGATTTTAAAGGGCTTACGCTTCCGCCGGAAACCGGAAACACGCTGGAAGACAACGCGGAAACAAAAGCCGTTTATGCCGCGCGCGAGAGCGGTCTGCCGGCGGTGTCGGACGATACCGGCCTAGAAGTAAAATTTTTACATGGCGCCCCGGGCGTCCATACGGCCCGTTACGCCGGCGAACACGCCGACGCGGACGACAACAACCGCAAGCTTTTAGCCGCCTTGGAAGGGCAGTTATTGCCCGCCCGGGCGGCCAGTTTTCGCACGGTAGCCTGTTTGGCTACCCCGCAAGGGCGCGTGCAGCTGTTTGACGGCACGCTCGACGGCTTTATCGGCTTTGGATACAAGGGCGAAAACGGATTCGGTTATGATCCTATTTTTCTGGTGGGATCCTCCCAAAAAACACTGGCTGAATTGACGGAACGTGAAAAAAATCAAATCAGCCACCGAGCCAAGGCATTTAAAAAGCTGGCGGATCATTTAGTCCTTCTTAAAAACAGAAAATAA
- a CDS encoding prepilin peptidase has protein sequence MDTLILCFAGIFGLLFGSFLNVCIYRIPRDKSIVWPPSSCPGCNARIKWYDNIPVLSYLWLRGKCRSCKQPISLQYPVVELLTGALTVLFVWRFGLSVWTFVTVAAVYALIILSVIDLELMIIPDRFSLGLIVLGLAFAWANPNFSGVWWQKELSSLLGAGVGLFGVLAIALIGTWMFKKEAMGGGDVKLMGGVGAFIGWEGVITTVVFASFFGLVYALFLMIFKGKKGGDAIPFGPFLSLGALINLLWLIKPAMLVIEI, from the coding sequence ATGGATACGCTGATTTTATGTTTTGCAGGCATTTTTGGCTTGCTGTTTGGCAGTTTTTTAAATGTGTGCATTTACCGCATTCCGCGGGACAAGTCCATCGTGTGGCCGCCGTCTTCGTGCCCGGGCTGCAACGCACGGATTAAATGGTACGACAATATCCCCGTGCTGAGTTACTTATGGCTGCGGGGCAAGTGCCGCAGCTGCAAGCAGCCTATTTCGCTGCAATACCCGGTGGTGGAACTGCTTACGGGGGCGCTGACGGTGTTATTCGTGTGGCGGTTTGGACTTAGCGTATGGACGTTTGTTACCGTGGCGGCGGTATATGCGCTGATTATTCTTTCTGTAATTGATTTGGAACTAATGATTATCCCAGACCGGTTTTCGCTGGGGCTGATTGTGCTGGGCCTTGCTTTTGCGTGGGCCAACCCCAATTTTTCCGGCGTTTGGTGGCAGAAGGAGCTTAGCTCGCTGTTGGGTGCGGGCGTAGGATTGTTTGGCGTGTTGGCCATAGCGCTGATAGGAACGTGGATGTTTAAGAAGGAAGCCATGGGCGGGGGCGACGTGAAGCTGATGGGCGGCGTAGGCGCGTTTATCGGTTGGGAAGGCGTGATTACCACGGTAGTGTTTGCCTCGTTTTTCGGATTGGTGTATGCCCTGTTTTTGATGATTTTTAAAGGGAAAAAAGGCGGCGACGCCATTCCGTTCGGCCCGTTTTTAAGCCTGGGCGCCCTGATTAACCTGCTGTGGCTGATTAAGCCGGCGATGTTAGTGATAGAAATTTAA
- a CDS encoding type II secretion system protein, with the protein MKKGFTVTEILITVVVFALLLGFTVPKFLMLVHKAQEGSTKHQLVKVRSAIAAYYGEHQGTYPTDDLSSLVPTYIESIPQAIIPGYTPSSHVSVGNFEQCFTKTGGWAYVNDPTDPRYGDFFVNTDKEDSYGKPWNTH; encoded by the coding sequence ATGAAAAAAGGATTTACGGTAACGGAAATTCTCATTACGGTGGTGGTTTTCGCCCTTCTGTTGGGGTTTACCGTACCGAAATTTCTCATGCTGGTGCATAAAGCGCAGGAAGGAAGCACCAAACATCAGTTGGTGAAAGTGCGCAGTGCCATTGCCGCTTATTATGGGGAACATCAGGGTACTTATCCCACGGATGACTTATCCAGCTTGGTGCCTACTTATATTGAAAGCATTCCGCAGGCAATTATTCCGGGGTATACGCCCTCTTCGCATGTTTCCGTCGGGAACTTCGAACAATGCTTTACCAAAACGGGCGGCTGGGCGTATGTAAACGATCCGACGGATCCGCGCTACGGCGACTTCTTTGTCAACACGGATAAAGAAGACAGCTACGGCAAGCCTTGGAACACCCACTGA
- a CDS encoding M20 family metallo-hydrolase gives MEKDLLKKIDSYKQTVIDLQTHMIACPAVSPHSGGLGENAKAAYLMSVLKQMKFDELYMINIKDPKAKDGIRPNIVAKYYGQNKQKTMWVMAHMDVVPPGDLSLWKTDPFKAVVKGDKIYGRGSEDNQQGLVSGVLAVKAMMDCGVRPPCNYALLLNADEEIGSVYGISAILKKHGKTFGKEDVFLVPDGGNAEGTMVEVAEKNMLWVKFTVCGVQTHASTPHSGINAHRASAYFVTKLDDLYKKFNKKDKLFAPESASTFEPTKREANVPNVNTIPGTDVFYLDCRILPCYSNEEVLKEIAKIAKGVEKQFKVKIKIEPVINEGSKPTDKNALVVKLTHTAVKSVYKNTPRTMGVGGGTVGAYLRNAGYPAVVYSKLDEMAHQPNEYSSIKNTLGDAKVFALVSLNFK, from the coding sequence ATGGAAAAAGACTTGCTGAAGAAAATTGATTCCTATAAACAAACGGTAATTGATTTGCAAACCCATATGATTGCCTGCCCGGCCGTTTCGCCGCATAGCGGCGGCCTGGGGGAAAATGCCAAAGCTGCTTATTTGATGTCCGTCTTAAAACAAATGAAGTTTGACGAACTCTATATGATCAACATCAAAGATCCTAAAGCCAAAGACGGCATCCGCCCCAACATTGTAGCCAAATACTATGGGCAGAATAAACAAAAAACGATGTGGGTAATGGCGCATATGGATGTGGTGCCTCCGGGGGATTTGTCGCTTTGGAAAACCGATCCGTTTAAAGCGGTGGTCAAAGGGGATAAAATTTACGGCCGCGGTTCGGAAGACAACCAACAAGGTTTGGTATCGGGCGTATTGGCCGTGAAAGCCATGATGGACTGCGGTGTTCGCCCTCCGTGCAACTATGCCCTGCTTCTCAATGCGGATGAAGAAATCGGCAGCGTATATGGCATCAGCGCCATTCTTAAAAAACACGGTAAGACGTTTGGAAAAGAAGACGTCTTCTTGGTGCCGGACGGCGGCAACGCCGAAGGCACGATGGTGGAAGTGGCCGAAAAAAATATGCTGTGGGTGAAATTTACCGTTTGCGGCGTGCAGACCCATGCTTCCACTCCGCACAGCGGCATCAATGCCCACCGGGCTTCCGCTTATTTTGTAACCAAATTGGACGATTTGTACAAAAAGTTCAATAAAAAAGACAAATTGTTCGCCCCGGAAAGCGCCAGCACCTTTGAGCCGACCAAACGCGAAGCCAACGTGCCCAATGTAAACACCATTCCGGGAACGGATGTGTTTTATTTGGACTGCCGCATTTTGCCGTGCTATAGCAATGAAGAAGTCCTTAAAGAAATTGCCAAAATTGCCAAAGGCGTTGAAAAACAGTTTAAAGTGAAGATTAAAATAGAGCCCGTTATCAACGAAGGATCTAAGCCGACGGATAAAAATGCGTTGGTCGTAAAGCTGACGCATACGGCCGTAAAAAGCGTTTATAAAAATACGCCCCGCACCATGGGCGTGGGCGGCGGAACCGTAGGCGCTTATTTACGCAATGCGGGCTATCCGGCGGTAGTATACTCCAAATTAGATGAAATGGCGCACCAACCCAACGAGTATTCCAGCATCAAGAATACGCTGGGCGATGCAAAGGTGTTTGCGCTGGTTTCACTGAACTTTAAGTAG
- a CDS encoding Nif3-like dinuclear metal center hexameric protein encodes MVNCEDVIRFLDTYLNSAQIPDASRNGLQVAGTPRVGKIVFGVSASLELFRKAKAAGADLIVVHHGLLWGQEQPITGLFRERIAFLLKNDLNLAGYHLPLDLHPVVGHNACLMRALRAERLKPFGEYHGVQIGFCGYVPPCSVEDVARTLQAYCGARAQVLAYGPKRIETVGVVSGGAYSMIPQAIAQKLDLYVTGALDEPAQEWCREGKLNCIALGHYNSEKPGVLALMELVAKRFDVQTEFIDVPNPI; translated from the coding sequence ATGGTCAATTGTGAAGACGTCATCCGTTTTTTGGATACTTACCTAAACAGTGCCCAAATTCCCGATGCCAGCCGCAACGGTTTGCAAGTGGCGGGAACGCCGCGCGTGGGGAAAATTGTGTTTGGCGTGTCCGCCTCGCTGGAACTGTTTAGAAAAGCCAAAGCCGCGGGAGCGGACTTAATCGTGGTGCACCACGGCCTTTTATGGGGGCAGGAACAGCCGATTACGGGGTTGTTTCGGGAACGGATTGCGTTTTTGCTCAAGAACGATTTGAATTTAGCCGGTTATCATTTGCCGCTGGATCTTCATCCCGTGGTGGGGCACAATGCGTGTTTGATGCGTGCCCTGCGGGCGGAACGGTTAAAGCCGTTTGGGGAATATCACGGCGTGCAAATTGGTTTTTGCGGTTATGTGCCGCCCTGCAGCGTGGAAGATGTTGCCCGCACGCTGCAAGCCTATTGCGGGGCCCGCGCCCAAGTGCTGGCGTACGGCCCTAAACGCATAGAAACGGTGGGGGTGGTAAGCGGAGGCGCGTACAGTATGATTCCGCAGGCCATTGCCCAAAAGTTGGATTTGTATGTTACCGGTGCCTTGGATGAACCCGCCCAGGAGTGGTGCCGGGAAGGAAAACTGAATTGTATCGCCTTAGGGCATTACAATTCCGAAAAGCCGGGCGTGCTGGCTCTGATGGAGCTGGTGGCCAAACGATTTGACGTACAAACCGAATTTATTGACGTGCCCAACCCGATTTAA